TTCCGACGCCTATCACTTCACCTCGGCCCATCCGTCCTACATCCGCGTGCTGGAACGGCGGCAGAAAGAGATGAGCGGCGATGTCGTGGCATCGGTGTGGGAAAACAGCGACTACTGGAAGGAAGACACCAAGGGCGTTGGTGGCGGCAGCTATTCGTTTGCCAATGGCCATGTGCTGAACTGGGGCGTGTTTGGGGTGACGCCTGCGATTCCGCTGTATGAAAGCGCCGACGAACTGGGCCGCCGCGTGGGCGAGGCCCGGCGCGACTGGATGTTCAACATGCGCAACCTGACCATTTTCCCCAACCTGCAAGTGGCAGAAAACGCATCGAGCCAGTTGCGTGTGATCCGCCCCATCGCGCCCGGCCGTACCGAAATGCGGACATGGTGCATCGCGCCCAAAGGGGAAAGCGCCGCCGCCCGACGCCAGCGCATTCGCCAGTATGAGGATTTCTTCAATCCAACCGGCATGGCGACGCCCGATGACACGGTATCCTATGAGAACTGCCAGATCGGCTTTTCCGGAACGGCAGAGCCATGGCTACAGGGCTATGCGCGCGGAATGACCGCCAGCGTCGCAGGCGGCAACCGCTTTTCCGACCGGATCGACCTTGCCCCGCAGGCCAGCGTGCTGGCAGATTCGCAACTGTGCGATGAAACGCTGTATCATGCCTATTACCGCGCATGGGCGGTGCGCATGATGCCAGCGTTCAATGGCGGGGAGGGTGCCGCATGACAACGCCGCTCACCCGCGCGCAGGCCGAAGACCTGCTATACCTTGAAGCATTGCTGATCGACACTGGGCGCTTTGCACAATGGCTGGACCTGTTCACGTCCGATGTGGAATTCTGGATGCCGGCATGGCGCGATGAAACCACCATCACACAAGACCCGGACAGCGAACTTTCTCTGATCTACTACAAGGGCCGCCGCAATCTGGAAGACCGGGTGATGCGCCTGACATCGGGCCTGTCTACCGCTTCATCACCCCTGCCGCGCGTGGTGCATCAGGTGACCAATGTGCTGGTCACCGCCAGCTATGCGGATGGCGCTGATGTTTCCGCCGCCTTTACCTGCCACCGTTTTGACGTGCGCATGAACCGCGCTGATTGCTTCTTTGGCCGCTACGAATATCGGCTGATCCCGACAGAAGCGGGGTGGAAAATCGCTGCCAAAAAGATCGTCCTGCTGAACGACACGATCCCTAC
The nucleotide sequence above comes from Novosphingobium sp. SL115. Encoded proteins:
- a CDS encoding aromatic-ring-hydroxylating dioxygenase subunit beta encodes the protein MTTPLTRAQAEDLLYLEALLIDTGRFAQWLDLFTSDVEFWMPAWRDETTITQDPDSELSLIYYKGRRNLEDRVMRLTSGLSTASSPLPRVVHQVTNVLVTASYADGADVSAAFTCHRFDVRMNRADCFFGRYEYRLIPTEAGWKIAAKKIVLLNDTIPTVVDINAI
- a CDS encoding aromatic ring-hydroxylating oxygenase subunit alpha yields the protein MQISDLIDDRPADGVFRINRAIFTDQRVFDAEMRLLFEAGWVFLGLESQAAGPHDFFTTFAGRVPILVQRDGEGTLRAFINSCPHKGARLAQVRQGNARLHVCPYHSWTFDSAGRNKAVKWKAAGCYSPAFDTDDHGLAALPHFANHRGFLFGSLCAEVPPLADHLGEAAKLLDLVADQSAEGLELVPGQVTFTYEANWKLQLENCSDAYHFTSAHPSYIRVLERRQKEMSGDVVASVWENSDYWKEDTKGVGGGSYSFANGHVLNWGVFGVTPAIPLYESADELGRRVGEARRDWMFNMRNLTIFPNLQVAENASSQLRVIRPIAPGRTEMRTWCIAPKGESAAARRQRIRQYEDFFNPTGMATPDDTVSYENCQIGFSGTAEPWLQGYARGMTASVAGGNRFSDRIDLAPQASVLADSQLCDETLYHAYYRAWAVRMMPAFNGGEGAA